GGTACTCTCCACGACGCCCGGCCTGTATCCGTTGCCGGACTGGGCGAAAGACGAACTCGCGAACCTGAAGGGACGACAGAAGGGCGGGCTGGTCTCGGGCGACGAGAGCGCCGAGATCGGCGACGCCTACGACCGAGCGCGGACGGAGGTCGTCGACCTCCAGACCGACGCCGGCCTCGACCTGGTCGTCGAGGGCCAGCTGCGGTGGGACGACATGCTCACTCACCCGCTCGCCGTCGCCGACGCCGTCGAGACCAAGGGGATCGTCCGCTACTTCGACAACAACAACTTCTACCGCGATCCGGTGGTGACTGGCGACCTCTCTGCCACGGGCGACGTGGCGACCGATCTCGAAGCGACCGTCGAGCTCACGGACGAGTCGCTCAACGCCGTCCTGCCGGGGCCGTACACCCTCTCGCAGCTCGCGACCGACGAGCACTACGGCGACGAGGCCGCCTTCCTCTCGGCGCTGGCCGAGTTCCTCGCGAGCGAGGCCGAGCAGTTCCCGGAAGTCGAGACGCTGTTCCTGCTGGAACCCTCGCTGCTGGAGTCGCCGCCCGGCGACGGCGCCGACGAGCGCGCCAGCGAGGCGATCGATACCGTGGCACAGGCCACCGAGGCCGACGTGGTCGCCCACACCTACTGGGAGTCCCACGGCGGCGACGGCGGCATCGACGAGAAGGTGTACGCCCACCTCATGGACGCCGACGTCGACGCGGTCGGTTTCGACTTCGTCGCCAACCACGAGGACAACGCCTACGTCCTCTCCGAGTACGGCGCCAAAGACGACATCGCGCTGGGCATCGTCGACGGGCAGAACACCCTCGTCGAGGAGGGCGAGGAGATCGCCGAGCGCGTCGAGTGGACGCTCGACAACGCCCACGGCGTCGACTTCGAGACCGCCTACGCGACGATCAACACGCCGACGTTCTACCTGCCCTCGGGCCGCTTCGAGGAGAAGCTCGCGGCGCTTGGCGCCGTCGAGCGCACGGAGGTGAAAGCATGACTGAGCGCCCCGCCGACAACCGCGAGCAGTTCCGCCCGGCCGACCACGATAACGACCACTTCCTGCTGACCTCGGTCGTCGGCAGCTACAAGAAGCCCAAGTGGCTCGACCGCGCCCGCGAGCTCTACGAGGACGACGAGGACAACTTCGGCGACACGGAGTGGGAGGAAGCGAAGGACGACGCCGCTCGCCTCATCACCGAGGAACACGAGCGCGCGGGCCTCGACACCGTCGTCGACGGCGAGATGCGCCGGACGGAGATGGTCGAGTACTTCGCCGAGCGCATCGAGGGCTACGAGTTCAACGGCCGCGTGAAGGTCTGGGGCCACAACTACTTCAACAAGCCCAGCGTCGCCGAAACCGTCGAGTACGGCGAGCAGTGGCTCGTCGACGAGTTCGAGTTCACCGACTCGGTGGCCGACCGCCCGGTCAAGGTGCCCATCACCGGCCCGTACACGCTGGCCAACTGGACGTTCAACGAGGCCTACGACGACGACGAAGCGCTGGCCTACGACCTGGCCGAGCTGGTCAACGAGGAGATCGAGCAGCTCGTCGACGCCGGCGCCCGCTACATCCAGATCGACGAGCCCGCGCTCGCCACGACGCCCGACGACCACGCCATCGTCGGCGAGTGTCTCGAACGCATCGTCGAGGACATCCCCGAGGAGGTCCGCATCGGTCTCCACGTCTGTTACGGCGACTACTCGCGGATCTACCCCGAGGTGCTCGACTACCCGGTCGACGAGCTCGACCTGGAGCTCACCAACGGTGACTACGAACAGATCGACGTGTTCACAGACCCCGAGTTCACCCTCGACCTCGCCCTGGGCGTCGTCGACAACCACACTGCCGACGTCGAGTCCGTCGAGGAGATCAAGGCCAACATCCAGCAGGGCCTGAAGGTCGTCCCGCCGGAACAGCTGACCATCTCCCCGGACTGCGGCCTGAAGCTCCTCCCGCGGGAAGTGGCCTACGAGAAAATGGAGAACATGGTCACCGCGGCCCGCGAGGTCGAGGCCGAACTCGACGCCGGCGAGATCGACGTGCCCGCGCTCGGGGAAACCGCCTCCGCCGACGACTGACCGCGACCCGAACGTTTCGGCCGGTTCCCTGCCGTCAGCGGACCCTGTTCACGAGCGAACCGCACGAGTGCGAGGGAGGGATCGCGCAAGAACGGCGCTAACGACCCCACATACTAGGTCTCTAGAGTCCCTCGAAGGAATAGGGCGGAAAGGGTTTTCAGAGGGCCACCCGAAAGATCAGTTAAGTGAGAGACACGATGACCACGAACACCAGCGACCAGCGGATCGAACTCTACCTCCGGGGGGACACGTACGGCAGCTACGACCGCCAGCAGCGGATTCTCGGGCGCGTCGAGGACCTGGAAGCCGAGGGGGTCGTCACCGACACGGAGGTCGACGCCTCCTGGCAGCGCATCCGGACGCCCGAGCAGGACAGCCGCGACGAGGCGCTGGCCACCTACGAGGAGTTCGGCGAGTGGGCGAGCGAGAACGGCTACCGGCTCGAACCGGCCTTCGAGCGGCGCCAGCGCTCGTACATCGGGACCGACGCCGTCCACGACGTGGTCGTGTTCCCGATGGCGTCGCTGGCGGTGTACGAGGGCAGCGACCTGCAGGCCGTCTTCCCCTGTGCCGACGAAACCGGCGCGATCAACTTCACCGTGCAGGACTGTCTGGACGCCTTCGAGGCGGGGGAGAGCGAGTGGTTCGAGCAGTTCGCGCCGGTGACCGTCGACCGCGCGAGCCCGCGGCTGACGGTCGACGCCGACTGACGCGGACGGAAAACCGAACGCGGCGACGATTTCTCAGCCCCGCAGCGCTTCGACGGGGCGTTCGTTGGCGGCCTTCCACGCCGGGTAGAGCCCGCTCAGGAGGCTCGTCCCGACGCCGAAGGCGAACGCGAGGCCGATGTAGAGGAAGTTCCCCGGGCGGAAGGCGAGCATGGCGTCGCCGACGACGAAGTGATTGATGACCATCCCGGCGACGATAGAGAAGGCGGCACCGGCGACGCCGCCGATGACCCCGAGCAGGACGGCCTCCGAGAGCATGATCTTCAGCACGTCGAGCTTCTGGAAGCCGACGGCGCGCAACACGCCGATCTCCTGGCGGCGCTCGACGGTGCTCATCAGCATGACGTTGAGGATGCTCACGCCGGCGACCAGAAGCGAGATGGAGCCGATGCCGATGAGGAAGAGGTTCAGCGCCTGGAACGTCTGGCCGATCTGGTCGGCGACGCCGGAGAAGTCCTGGACGGTAACGCGCTCGCGCCGGTCGTTCAACTGGGCACGGATCGCCATCGCGGTGGCGTTGGCGGCGGTGCTGTCGGTCTCGGTGACGGTGATGGTGTCGTAGCCGCGGCCGTCGAAGCTCCGCATCGGGAGGACGATCTGGTTGCTCGGGTCGGTGTACCCGAAGCCCTGGCTCGGCGCGAGGACGGCGACGACTCGCTCGGTCGAGCCGTTGACCGAGATGGTATCGCCGGGACCGAGGTCGCGCTGGTCCGCGAGATCGGGTCCGATCAGGGCGCCGCTCCGGTAGGGCTGGGGGATCGATCCGTCCCGAGCCTCGAACAGCTTGCCCGGTTGGTCGATCCCCATCACCCCCCTTGTCTCCGAGACTCCCCTGCCGTACGAAACCGTGGTGAACCGCTGGACCGCGGGCGCGACCGTGGCGCCGGAACCCGCGGCCGACTCGACCTGCCGGAGGTCCCGCTCGGTGAGCGCGTCGGGCGCCTCCGCCGAGTCGGCCGGCTGGACCATCACCTGGTTACCGATGCCGCCCAGGTTCTCGGTGAGCTGGTAGCGCAGCGTCAGCCCGAACATCCCCAGCGATGCGATGGCGATGACGCCGATGACGATGCCCAGCGCCGCCAGCACCGACCGGACCTTCGTCCGGCCGATGTTGCGCCGGGCCATCAGCAGGGCGGGGAACCGCCGCCGCAGCCAGCCCATCACGGTCGATCACTCCCCGAGCCGCCGTCGGGACCGGTGACCGGCTTCCCGTGGCCCCCGTCCGTCGGCACGTCCTCGCCCATGAGCCCGTCGACGAGCTCCACGGTCCGGTCGACGTACTCGTTGACGAGTTCGTCGTGCGTGACGGCGATGACGGCCACGTCGCGCCCGGTGATCTCGACGAACTCCTCGAGGATCTGCCGGCCGGTGTCCCGATCCAGGTTCCCCGTCGGCTCGTCGGCCAGCAGGAGCCGCGGCTCGTTGATGAGCGAGCGGGCGATGGCGACGCGCTGTTTCTGCCCGCCCGACAGCTCGTCGGGCTTGTGGTCGAGCCGATCCCCGAGGCCCATCCGTTCGAGCAGGTCGACCGACCGCTCCTCGACGCTCGGGTCGTGGTCGAACAGCGCGGGCACCTCGACGTTCTCCTTCGCCGTCAGCGTCGGGATGAGGTAGAAGTTCTGGAAGACGAACCCGATGGTGCGCTTGCGGGCACTGGTCTGCTCGCGGTCGGAGAGGCCGGTCACGTCCTCGCCGTCGAGCAGGACCTCGCCCTCGCTGGGGTCGTCGAGCAGGCCGAGCAGGTTGAGCAGCGTGGTCTTGCCGCTGCCGCTGGGGCCCATGATGGAGACGAACTCGCCGGGTTCGACGGCGAAGTCGATCCCCTTCAGCGCCTCCAGCGTCTGCCCGCCGGTCCGGTAGCGCTTGACGACGTTCCGGGTCTCAATCACCGCCACGGCTCGCCCTCCAGGCGCGGACGACCACCGCCAGCACGCCGACCACCACGACGGCGCCGATCGCCAGCGGGACGAGGAATCCGCCGCCGCCGGAGTTCGCGTCGATGTCCGGACCGGCGGCGAGCGCGCGGCTGGCGCTCGCGGCGTCGACCTCGACGGTTCGGGTGTGGCGCTGGCCGTCGACGAGGTACTCGACTTCCAGCGGGACCGACGAGACGTTACCCCGCGTGCTCGCGTACACGTCGAACGAGACGAAGTCGCTCGCGGGGACGGTGCCGACGAAATACTCGCGGTTGGGCGAGGTCGGCGTCACCGCCTCGGTGTCGACGACGCTGACGAGCACGCTCTGGGCGTCGGTCGTCCCGAGGTTGCTCGCGCTCCCCGAGATGCGGAGTCGTCCCCCCTCGGGCACGACCTCCAGTCCGGTCAGGCCGATGGTACCGGGCGTCTGGGTGAGCGCCGTCGACGCCGAGGCCTCGCCGCGCTGGCGGGCCACGTCGTAGGTGGCGACCACGTCGACCGCCGCGCGGTCGCCCGACAGCGTCGAGTTCAGGCGAACCGTCCGGGACTCGCCCGAGGCGACGCGGTCGACGAGCGCCTGCCCGACCGAGGCGTTGGGCGAACTGGCGCGGACGCTGACGTTCGAGATCGGCGCGTTGCCCCGGTTGAGCACCGACACCGTCACCGCCTGGGAGTTGCCGCCCTCGCGGGTACTCAGGTCCAGCGCGACGCTATCGCGAAGCGGGTCGGTCCCCACGGTGACCGTCTCGGTGACGGTGCGGGTCGCCCCGCCCGGCGTCGAGTACGAGAGGGTCGCGGTCACCTCGTGGTCGCCGGCCGCCGACGGTCGGAAGTCGAAGGCGGCCGTCGCCGACTCGCCGTCGGCGATGCGGGTGAACACCGAGCGGTCGTTGCGGACGGTGACGCCGTCGCCGGCGACCGTCAGTTCGGCGTTGGTCACCGCCGCGCCGAGACCGTTGGCGAGGGTGACGGTCCCGGACGACTCCAGCCCGGCGATGGAGGTGTTCGTGTCGATGTCGAGTTGCGGGCGCTCGGTCTCCGTCCGGACCGTCACCGTGTCGGTGACCGTGTCGGTCACGCCGCCGGCGGTCGTGTAGGTGAGCGTCGCCGTCACCCGGTGGCGGCCGGGGTCGTCCGCGCGGTAGTCGAACTCGACGGTTCGCGAGGCGTTGCTCCCGACCGTCGCGAGCACTTCCCGGCGGTTCGTGATGCTGACGTTCTCGCCGTCGACGGTCAGTTCGACGCTCTCGATGGGGCTCGACAGGCTGTTGGCGACGGTGACCGAACCGTCCGCGCGGACGCCGGCGACGGAGTCGTTGGCGTCGACGTCCAGTTGCGGATACCGCTCCTCGACGGTGAGCGAGACCGGGTAGCTCAGCCGCGTCAGGCCGCCCCCGTCGGTAGGGCGGCCGGAGACGTTGACCAGCAGGTCGTACGTGCCCGCCTCGTCGAACGACACCGACAGCGGGACGGTCCTGTCGGCCCCGGCCGGCACGGTTCCGATGTTTTTCACGCCGGCGTACTCCTTCGGATGGGGGCCGTCGTCGGCCCTGACGACCCGCACGCGGTCGACGAAGTAGCCCGTGGAGCTACTGTCGAAGTTCTCGATGGTCGGTTCGATCGTGATCTCGTCGCCGGGGACCGGTTCGGAGGGGCTCACGTCGACCGACGAGATGGTCACGTTCGCGTTGGTTGCGGCCGCGACGGCCGGAAGCGATGCGACTGCGATCAGGACCGCGAGTGCTACCGTCTTGGTTCGGTTCATTGGTCGGGGGAGGTGTGGCTCGTGACTGTCGACTCGATGCGGCGACGCGGGGAGCGAGCGCGGCGGGTCATCACAGGACTTCGAGGGCGACCAGGAGCGTCCGGAGCGAGAGCAACACCGCGATCAGGACCGGTACGGCGACTGTCAGCGCCGCCTGCCGGACGTCCAGTGTTCGGGCGTGTTTCAGCGCGAACGTCCAGAGGAACGCGCACCAGAGCGTGAAGACGATGCCGAGCGCCGCCGTCAGCGCCACCATCGGTCCGGTCTGTACCGCTCGGTTGAACTGCTGCATCGACTCCTGTGTGATCTCCGAGGGCACGTCGATCCCCCGGACGTTGAACCGGTAGTAGGTGATCGGGATGCCGACGGCCGACCCGAAAACGCTGGGGACGAACCCCCAGCCCACGAGAGCGAACGTCGTCGAGAAGTCGCCCTCGCCGCCGAACACCACGGAGATGGCGTGGAACAGCCCGGCGTACAGCAGCCAGATCACGAACGGCCCGGCGATGACGAACAGGTACGTGAACGCCTGGACGAACGCCACGAGGCCGCTACCGACGCCAGCGCCTTCGAACAGTTGCGACGTGAACCGCGACTGCAACACCGCCGCGACCACGTCGATCGCGACGACCGCGAGTATCACGACCAGCGGTCCTTTCAGTGACGGGTCGGACTCCTGCCGACGGAAGAACTCGTCCGGGTCGGTCAGCAGAGACAGTACGGAGGGCATCTCGCCGGGGAATCCGTAGAGCGGTAACTTAAAACTTCGTTACAGGAAACCAGTCTGGGTGAAAACAGGTTCGGCCGTGTCGGACCGGCGGGACCGCGGGTCCTCACCGCGGGAGTTCGCCCAGCAGGCGGTCGAACTGCTGGCGGTACTGGAACTCGGCGCGGGCCCGTCCCAGGTCGTCCTCGGCGAAGGCGTCGTCGAAGCCGGTCATCCGCCACAGTAGCGTCGACAGCTGGTAGATCGGCTTGCACCGCTCGTAGGCCTCGCCCGGGTCGAACTCCGTGTGGGTCCGGTACCCCTCGTAGAGCTGTTCGCGCAGGCGGTCGCGCACTTGCGGGTCGTCGAACGTCGAGTCGATGTAGAGGAACTCCGACTGGGCGAGCTGGTAGTCCCGATGGGCGGCCAGCGTGTCCTGCCAGTCCAGCACCGCGGTGACCGGGTCCGGTTCGTCGAGCATGCACAGCAGGTTCGTCGGTTGCATGTCGTCGTGGACGAGACGGGGCATCCCGTCCTCCGGCACCAGCGAGAGGGTGTCGTCGATGGCGTCGCGGGCCCGCGACTGCATCCCCTCGAAGGGCGTCCCGGCGAGCCGGTCGATGTGCGAGCGGGTCAGGTCGCCGAAGTACTCCCGCCAGTTGCCCCGCCAGTTGCGGATCGTGATCCGGTCGTCGTAGAGCATCAGCCGGCCGAACGCCTCGAAGGCGATCTCCGAGTGCAGGTCGCCCATGATCGACCCGACCTGCTCGATCACTCGCTCCCAGTGGCTCTGGTCCATCGCGCCGTACTGGTCGGCGAGGTTGTCCCCCCGGACCCGCTCGGTGACGAAGTAGGGCGGCACGTTGCGCTCCGGTTCCTGTTTGAACACGAGGATGCGAGGGATCGGGATGTCGGTTCGATCGGCGACGTAGTCGTGGAGCTTCGGCTCGACCGCGAACCGGTCGTCGTTCGGCGGCTGGAACTTGACGACGACCTCGTACTCGTTGCCCTGATAGACGAGCGTCACCATGTACACGTCCGCCCGCGTCCCACCGGTGGCCGCTTCGTAGCTGAACTCCTCGTAGTCCGGCCCGGACTCGTCGAGGACGGCTTCGATATCGGCGGCCGATGTCGTCTGCACGCCACCCTATTGATCAGGGGGTGAGAAAAATGTATCACCTGCGGCGAGCGCAGTGCCCCCGGTTCGAGTCACCGTGTTGACTATAGTAGAATTTGAAAGACATCGCTCGGCTGACCGCACGCAGTCGTGCGGTCGACCGTGCAAACGCTTTCAAATTCTACTATAGACGAGGCGCCGTCAACTGCGCCCGAACCCACGCGTCATATCGCGGCGGACTCGTCCAGATACGCCCGGAGACACCCGCGGTGGACCCATCGCTCGGTCATCACGCCCGCGGTCTCCGGGTCCGCGGCCCGCAGGACGGCGTACTCCTCGCCTGCGGGCGGGACCACTCCCGCATCGATCGGGATCGGCTCGCCACAGACCGAACAGTCCTCGTCGGAGTCGGGGGGCGTCGACAGCACGTCCTCGGCGATCTCGTCCATGGCGGACAGGTGCGGCCGACCGGGCAAAAAGCTACGCGGGAGAGTCGCCCCACCGCAACCCCGCTACGGCGGAGACAGTCGGGACTCGCGGTCGGAAAACGCGAAGTCGACCGGAGCCCGGTCGACGTGCGCAGCGACGGCCGAAAAGCGGGGACTCAGCGGCTCAGTGGTCTTCGTCTTCGTAGACCCAGGGCTCGTCCGAGCGCGAGTAGTCGACGAGTTCGTCCTCGTCGAAGAACAGCTCGATCTCGCGTTCGTTGGCGCCCTCGTCCTCGTGGTCCGAGCCGTGGATGATGTTCTGCCCGAGGTCGAGCCCGTAGTCGCCGCGGATGGTACCGGGTGCGGCGTCGGCGGGATCGGTCGCGCCCATCATCTGCCGGACCTGGCGGGTCGCGTCGGCGCCCTGCCAGACCATCGCCATCACCGGACCGCTGGTGATGAACTCGACCAGCTCGTCGAAGAAGGGCTTGTCGGAGTGCTCGCCGTAGTGCTGCTCGGCGAGCTCCTGGTCGATCTGCATGAACTTCGCGCCGACGAGCTTCAGCCCGCGCTCTTCGAGGCGGGTGACGATCTCGCCGGTGAGCCCGCGCTGGACGGCGTCGGGCTTGGCCATCACGAACGTGCGCTCGTCGTGGTGGCTCACTGCTCGGCCTCCGCTTCCTCGGCGTCGTCGGACTCGTCGTCCTCGGAGTCGGCGTCCGCCTCGTCGGCGTCCGAGGCGCCGGCCTCGACGGCCTCGTCAGGCTCGACGTCTTCGAGGTCCTCATCGGTGTCACCGGGCGCGTCGACGTCCTGGCCCTGGTCCTCGATGTCGGTCGGGCGCTGGTCGGCGGCCGGCTCGGACTCCTCGTCCTCGGTGGCCTCGGCGGCTTCCTCCTCGCCGGCCCACTCGAGGTCGCGCGATTCGCGACCGAGGTTGGCGTTCTTCTCGCACTTCGAGGAGCAGTAGTGGATGGTCGAGCCGTTGGTGCGGACGAACATGGTGCCCGTCCCGGGCTCGATATCGGTGCCGCAGTAGTCGCATTCGCGCGTTCGTGGCATTATTGGCCTCCGATCTGGTCGGCCTCGCGCGCGGTCTCGCGGAGCTGGAGCACGTCGCCCTCCCGGACCGGCCCGAGGACGTTTCGCGTGATGATGCGGCCCTGGTTCTCGCCGCCGCGGATCCGGCACTTGACCTGCATGGCCTCGCCGTGCATCCCCGTGCGGCCCACGACTTCGATGACTTCGGCGGCCGTGGAACCGCCGTCTCCGTCGGATTCTTCAGCAGACATCGAAGGTCACCTACCGGAGTTCCTCGACCTTGCCGGCGATGTCGTCGACGTCGTCCTGGGCGTCGCCCGCGTCGACGACGGCTGCCGCGGCGCTGCCGACTTCGAGACCGGCGGCGTGGCCGACCTCGTCCTGCGTGCCGATGAAGACGAACGGGATGTCCTTCTCGTCGGCCAGCTCCGGGAGGTGCATGACGATCTCCTCGGGCTGGACGTCCTCGGCGACGAAGACGAGCTCGGCGTTGCCGCGCTCGACGGCCTTGGTCGTCTCGTTGGTTCCTTTCTTCACGGTGCCTGTGTCTCGTGCGACCTCGAGGGCCTCGAGGGCGTCGTCCTCGAGGTCCGCGGGCACGTCGAAATCTACGTATACTGGCATTTGTGGATCACCTCCCGTGCGTGGGCTCGCGCTCCCCCGCCGGTCCGGGCCGAACCCGGGCGCCGCGCAAAATCGCGGCGGAATATCCTGAGAGGCTAGGAGCATCATCAACCCCGCACGGGCTGTACACCAATCTGGCAGAGGAGTACTAAAAGCCCTTTCGAAGACGCAACGGCGTGCGAGAGGCCTGCACACGTCGCGGACGGGGGCCTCGGGGTTCCTCGTCCGCGGTTACCGTCTCACCGCTCTCGGTCGCATTCGGCCGGCCCGCTCCCCCGTGTCCCGGCGCGCTCTCGCCGAGTCGACCGCCACTGCTGTGCCGGCCGCGGCTCGACCCACGGCAGTGCCAGCGAGCGCGACTTCGGCCGCACCGCCGGCGCGCTGACCGGCGTCGTATGGCAGATACTCGACACACGGTCGGACGGTCCAGCGCCGGGAGTGGACGGCCGCGGTCGCGGGTCGAGATCGGGACCGATCGGCGGTTCTTTGCCCCTCGGCGGCCGACCGAGAAGTATGTCCGTCGACCGCGTCGCGAGCGCGCTTCGCGCGGAGGCTCGCGCGACCGACGAGCGACGCCTGCTCGTCCTCGCCGGCGGGGAGACCGCGACCCGCGCGGCCGCCGAGCGCGCGCTCGACGCGGCCGACATCGACTGGCGGGACGTGACCTACCTCGGCGACGCCGAGGGGATGCCCTGGGAGCGAGTTCCGCCGGCCAGGGCCGGCGACCTACTCGGAACCACGCACGGCGCGCTCGTGGTCGACTGCCACGACGCGTGTCGCCCGAACGCCCTCGGTCGCGCCGTCGGCGCCGTCGACGGCGGTGGGCTGCTGGTACTCTGTACCCCGGCGCTCGATTCGTGGCCCGAGCGCCGCGACGCCTTCGACGAGAGCCTCGCCGTCCCGCCGTTCGAGGTGGGCGACGTGGCCGGCAACTTCCGGCGTCGGCTGGTGGCGTTGCTGCGCGCTCATCCCGGGATCGCCGTCGTCGACGTGGGCGACGGCTCGGTCGAACCGACCGTCGAGCGCGACGGGCTGACCGAACCCGCACCGCGTCGTCCGCCCGACCCGCCGGCGGTCCCCGACGACCCCGGCTTTCCCGCCGCCGTCTACGAGCGGTGTCGCACCGACGATCAAGTGACCGCCGTCGAGGCCCTCGAAGCGCTCGGCGACCCCGGCGACGCCGTCGTCGTCGAGGCCGACCGCGGCCGCGGCAAGTCCAGCGCCGCGGGGCTCGCAGCGGGCGCGCTCGCGCTGGCGGGCCGGGACGTGCTCGTCACCGCGCCACAGTACCGGGGCGCCGCCGAGGTGTTCGCCCGCGCCCGCGAGGTGCTGGTCGACGCCGACGCGCTCGCCGGCGACCCCGACGAGTCCGACCCGACCCTGCTCGAAGCTGCCCGGGGCCGCGTCCGCTTCGAGAAGCCGACCGCGGCGGCCGAGTTGCCCGGTGACCCCGACGCGGTCGTCGTCGACGAGGCCGCGGCGCTCCCGGTCCGGCTGCTCGAACGGTTCCTCGACGCCCCCGCGGCGGCGTTCGCGACCACCGTCCACGGCTACGAGGGCGCCGGCCGCGGGTTCTCCGTCCGATTCCGCGACCGCCTCGACGACGGCGACTTCGAGGTCGCCGACGTGTCGATGACCGACCCGATCCGCTACGCCGCCGGCGACCCCGTCGAGGTGTGGGCCTTCCGCGCGCTCCTGCTCGACGCCGGTCCCGCCGTCGACTCGCTGGTGGACGGCGTCGCCCTCGCCGGCGACCCGACCGACGAGTCCGCCACGGCCCTCGACTCGCTCGACTACCGCGCCTTCGGCCCCGCCGACCTGCTCGCCGACGAGCACCTGCTCCGGGAGGTGTTCGGACTGCTCGTCGCGGCCCACTACAGGACCGAGCCGAACGACCTGGCTCGCCTGCTCGACGCGCCGAACGTGACCGTCCGGGCGCTC
The window above is part of the Halosimplex rubrum genome. Proteins encoded here:
- a CDS encoding phosphotransferase family protein, whose protein sequence is MQTTSAADIEAVLDESGPDYEEFSYEAATGGTRADVYMVTLVYQGNEYEVVVKFQPPNDDRFAVEPKLHDYVADRTDIPIPRILVFKQEPERNVPPYFVTERVRGDNLADQYGAMDQSHWERVIEQVGSIMGDLHSEIAFEAFGRLMLYDDRITIRNWRGNWREYFGDLTRSHIDRLAGTPFEGMQSRARDAIDDTLSLVPEDGMPRLVHDDMQPTNLLCMLDEPDPVTAVLDWQDTLAAHRDYQLAQSEFLYIDSTFDDPQVRDRLREQLYEGYRTHTEFDPGEAYERCKPIYQLSTLLWRMTGFDDAFAEDDLGRARAEFQYRQQFDRLLGELPR
- a CDS encoding COG1361 family protein, whose product is MNRTKTVALAVLIAVASLPAVAAATNANVTISSVDVSPSEPVPGDEITIEPTIENFDSSSTGYFVDRVRVVRADDGPHPKEYAGVKNIGTVPAGADRTVPLSVSFDEAGTYDLLVNVSGRPTDGGGLTRLSYPVSLTVEERYPQLDVDANDSVAGVRADGSVTVANSLSSPIESVELTVDGENVSITNRREVLATVGSNASRTVEFDYRADDPGRHRVTATLTYTTAGGVTDTVTDTVTVRTETERPQLDIDTNTSIAGLESSGTVTLANGLGAAVTNAELTVAGDGVTVRNDRSVFTRIADGESATAAFDFRPSAAGDHEVTATLSYSTPGGATRTVTETVTVGTDPLRDSVALDLSTREGGNSQAVTVSVLNRGNAPISNVSVRASSPNASVGQALVDRVASGESRTVRLNSTLSGDRAAVDVVATYDVARQRGEASASTALTQTPGTIGLTGLEVVPEGGRLRISGSASNLGTTDAQSVLVSVVDTEAVTPTSPNREYFVGTVPASDFVSFDVYASTRGNVSSVPLEVEYLVDGQRHTRTVEVDAASASRALAAGPDIDANSGGGGFLVPLAIGAVVVVGVLAVVVRAWRASRGGD
- a CDS encoding YIP1 family protein, with amino-acid sequence MPSVLSLLTDPDEFFRRQESDPSLKGPLVVILAVVAIDVVAAVLQSRFTSQLFEGAGVGSGLVAFVQAFTYLFVIAGPFVIWLLYAGLFHAISVVFGGEGDFSTTFALVGWGFVPSVFGSAVGIPITYYRFNVRGIDVPSEITQESMQQFNRAVQTGPMVALTAALGIVFTLWCAFLWTFALKHARTLDVRQAALTVAVPVLIAVLLSLRTLLVALEVL
- a CDS encoding HTH domain-containing protein; the encoded protein is MTTNTSDQRIELYLRGDTYGSYDRQQRILGRVEDLEAEGVVTDTEVDASWQRIRTPEQDSRDEALATYEEFGEWASENGYRLEPAFERRQRSYIGTDAVHDVVVFPMASLAVYEGSDLQAVFPCADETGAINFTVQDCLDAFEAGESEWFEQFAPVTVDRASPRLTVDAD
- a CDS encoding ABC transporter permease, with product MGWLRRRFPALLMARRNIGRTKVRSVLAALGIVIGVIAIASLGMFGLTLRYQLTENLGGIGNQVMVQPADSAEAPDALTERDLRQVESAAGSGATVAPAVQRFTTVSYGRGVSETRGVMGIDQPGKLFEARDGSIPQPYRSGALIGPDLADQRDLGPGDTISVNGSTERVVAVLAPSQGFGYTDPSNQIVLPMRSFDGRGYDTITVTETDSTAANATAMAIRAQLNDRRERVTVQDFSGVADQIGQTFQALNLFLIGIGSISLLVAGVSILNVMLMSTVERRQEIGVLRAVGFQKLDVLKIMLSEAVLLGVIGGVAGAAFSIVAGMVINHFVVGDAMLAFRPGNFLYIGLAFAFGVGTSLLSGLYPAWKAANERPVEALRG
- a CDS encoding ABC transporter ATP-binding protein, giving the protein MAVIETRNVVKRYRTGGQTLEALKGIDFAVEPGEFVSIMGPSGSGKTTLLNLLGLLDDPSEGEVLLDGEDVTGLSDREQTSARKRTIGFVFQNFYLIPTLTAKENVEVPALFDHDPSVEERSVDLLERMGLGDRLDHKPDELSGGQKQRVAIARSLINEPRLLLADEPTGNLDRDTGRQILEEFVEITGRDVAVIAVTHDELVNEYVDRTVELVDGLMGEDVPTDGGHGKPVTGPDGGSGSDRP
- a CDS encoding methionine synthase translates to MTERPADNREQFRPADHDNDHFLLTSVVGSYKKPKWLDRARELYEDDEDNFGDTEWEEAKDDAARLITEEHERAGLDTVVDGEMRRTEMVEYFAERIEGYEFNGRVKVWGHNYFNKPSVAETVEYGEQWLVDEFEFTDSVADRPVKVPITGPYTLANWTFNEAYDDDEALAYDLAELVNEEIEQLVDAGARYIQIDEPALATTPDDHAIVGECLERIVEDIPEEVRIGLHVCYGDYSRIYPEVLDYPVDELDLELTNGDYEQIDVFTDPEFTLDLALGVVDNHTADVESVEEIKANIQQGLKVVPPEQLTISPDCGLKLLPREVAYEKMENMVTAAREVEAELDAGEIDVPALGETASADD
- a CDS encoding 30S ribosomal protein S28e, with translation MSAEESDGDGGSTAAEVIEVVGRTGMHGEAMQVKCRIRGGENQGRIITRNVLGPVREGDVLQLRETAREADQIGGQ
- a CDS encoding 50S ribosomal protein L24e → MPRTRECDYCGTDIEPGTGTMFVRTNGSTIHYCSSKCEKNANLGRESRDLEWAGEEEAAEATEDEESEPAADQRPTDIEDQGQDVDAPGDTDEDLEDVEPDEAVEAGASDADEADADSEDDESDDAEEAEAEQ
- a CDS encoding 5-methyltetrahydropteroyltriglutamate--homocysteine methyltransferase, whose amino-acid sequence is MTQVLSTTPGLYPLPDWAKDELANLKGRQKGGLVSGDESAEIGDAYDRARTEVVDLQTDAGLDLVVEGQLRWDDMLTHPLAVADAVETKGIVRYFDNNNFYRDPVVTGDLSATGDVATDLEATVELTDESLNAVLPGPYTLSQLATDEHYGDEAAFLSALAEFLASEAEQFPEVETLFLLEPSLLESPPGDGADERASEAIDTVAQATEADVVAHTYWESHGGDGGIDEKVYAHLMDADVDAVGFDFVANHEDNAYVLSEYGAKDDIALGIVDGQNTLVEEGEEIAERVEWTLDNAHGVDFETAYATINTPTFYLPSGRFEEKLAALGAVERTEVKA
- the ndk gene encoding nucleoside-diphosphate kinase encodes the protein MSHHDERTFVMAKPDAVQRGLTGEIVTRLEERGLKLVGAKFMQIDQELAEQHYGEHSDKPFFDELVEFITSGPVMAMVWQGADATRQVRQMMGATDPADAAPGTIRGDYGLDLGQNIIHGSDHEDEGANEREIELFFDEDELVDYSRSDEPWVYEDEDH